One Pseudodesulfovibrio cashew DNA window includes the following coding sequences:
- a CDS encoding ABC transporter substrate-binding protein → MKLMTNLFLLVFLLTACAGEPPKEDGKALLSEDWQTIETAAKGSTVRFYMYGGFAHVNNWIDTFVAKEVKDRFGITLVRVPMDAGVFVNKLLTEKSAGKKVGSIDLLWINGENFKTTKEADTLFGPFADKLPNYVKYVDKGLAANDFGYPVEGYEAPYGKAQFVFEFDPAKTPDHPASFEALTDWVKAHPGQFTYPQPPDFTGSAFIRQAFYAVTGGADQYLHGWSQDLFDEQAPKLWAYLNGLKPYLWQQGRSYPKGSAEMDTLFERGELAVNMSYHPLHAQSKILDGSYAKTVRTFVLAEGAIFNLHFTAIPANAPNKAGAMVVANFLLSPEAQLSKFNPANWGDFPAIETQTLTTDEQAAFRQVDLGEATLPLSELGKAAVPEIPAEYLEALEKGWEEHVLR, encoded by the coding sequence ATGAAGCTGATGACCAACCTTTTCCTTCTCGTCTTTCTGCTGACAGCCTGTGCCGGGGAACCGCCCAAGGAAGACGGCAAGGCCCTGCTCTCCGAAGATTGGCAGACCATTGAGACCGCAGCCAAGGGGAGCACGGTCCGTTTCTACATGTACGGCGGCTTCGCCCATGTGAACAACTGGATCGACACTTTCGTGGCGAAAGAGGTGAAGGACCGCTTCGGCATCACTCTGGTCCGCGTGCCCATGGATGCCGGGGTTTTCGTCAACAAGCTGCTCACGGAAAAGAGCGCCGGGAAGAAAGTCGGCTCCATAGACCTGCTCTGGATCAACGGAGAAAATTTCAAGACGACCAAGGAGGCGGACACCCTGTTCGGCCCCTTTGCAGACAAGCTGCCCAACTATGTAAAATACGTGGACAAGGGGCTCGCCGCCAACGACTTCGGCTACCCGGTCGAGGGCTACGAGGCCCCCTATGGCAAGGCGCAGTTCGTCTTTGAATTCGATCCGGCAAAGACCCCGGACCATCCGGCGAGCTTCGAAGCGTTGACCGACTGGGTCAAGGCCCACCCCGGCCAGTTCACCTACCCCCAACCCCCGGACTTCACCGGCTCGGCCTTCATCCGCCAGGCCTTCTACGCCGTCACCGGCGGCGCGGACCAGTACCTGCACGGCTGGAGCCAGGACCTGTTCGACGAGCAGGCTCCCAAGCTCTGGGCGTACCTGAATGGACTCAAGCCCTACCTCTGGCAGCAGGGGCGCTCCTATCCCAAGGGGTCCGCCGAGATGGACACCCTGTTCGAGCGGGGCGAACTGGCCGTGAACATGTCTTACCACCCGCTGCACGCCCAATCCAAAATCCTCGACGGCTCCTACGCCAAGACAGTCCGCACCTTCGTCCTTGCCGAAGGAGCCATTTTCAACCTCCACTTCACCGCCATTCCGGCCAACGCGCCTAACAAGGCCGGAGCCATGGTGGTGGCCAATTTCCTGCTCTCCCCCGAGGCGCAGCTCTCCAAGTTCAATCCGGCCAACTGGGGCGACTTCCCGGCCATTGAGACGCAAACCCTGACCACGGACGAGCAGGCCGCGTTCCGACAGGTGGACCTGGGCGAGGCCACCCTGCCCCTGAGCGAACTCGGCAAGGCGGCGGTCCCCGAAATCCCTGCAGAATACCTCGAAGCGCTGGAAAAGGGGTGGGAGGAGCATGTGCTCAGGTAG